The Amblyomma americanum isolate KBUSLIRL-KWMA chromosome 3, ASM5285725v1, whole genome shotgun sequence genome window below encodes:
- the LOC144124683 gene encoding uncharacterized protein LOC144124683: MKVLFLCALIVAGAFVAKGAHELCSLNDDQIQAVVKCMGERVDSQLQGKARELIRGQGGNVAQLLRKQCDDDVDFSAAVTAILSPEQAESVRNAYKECRAAQS, encoded by the exons ATGAAGGTGCTGTTCTTGTGTGCACTCATCGTGGCCGGAGCCTTCGTCGCCAAGGGTGCCCACGAACTGTGCA GCCTGAACGACGACCAGATCCAGGCTGTGGTGAAGTGCATGGGCGAACGCGTTGACTCCCAG CTCCAGGGAAAGGCACGGGAATTGATCCGTGGCCAGGGCGGCAACGTGGCCCAGCTCCTCAGGAAGCAGTGCGATGATGACGTGGACTTT agCGCGGCGGTGACAGCAATTCTCTCG ccCGAGCAAGCGGAATCTGTCAGAAACGCCTACAAGGAGTGCAGGGCTGCCCAGAGTTGA